From one Magnolia sinica isolate HGM2019 chromosome 18, MsV1, whole genome shotgun sequence genomic stretch:
- the LOC131232411 gene encoding disease resistance protein RPM1-like: MGGLLSLRDKTALEWNQIYKNMSWQLTNNQMLEPVKRILLLSFYDLWYHLKHCFLYCCMFPEDYLIHRKQLIRLWVAEGFVEETGKITMEEVAEEYLKELIHRNILQVVETNEFGRLKTCRMHDIVREVALSISEEEKFCMTNNELQARQNGKVRRMSIYSSGEINHSSAGTTHLRSLMVFDGNMSFSSSLNTMASSFRLLRVLNLRGIPIESIPDEVTNMFNLRYLNLRESKVRELPESLWKLQNLQTLDVRNTELERLPSGNVKLRKLRHLFIYRITDRTYNSFDYYKSIQVAIRICNLTSLQSRYDIDDKEVEIVRKVGNLTQLRSLGISKVREIDGVELCNSIGKMKHLLKLVVFASSEEETLQLEALSTNPPPLLQKLCLNGRLE, encoded by the coding sequence ATGGGCGGCCTCCTGTCATTGAGAGACAAGACTGCATTGGAATGGAATCAAATCTACAAAAACATGAGCTGGCAGTTGACAAACAATCAAATGCTGGAACCAGTAAAGCGCATCCTGTTGCTTAGTTTCTATGATCTGTGGTATCACcttaaacattgtttcctgtattgtTGCATGTTTCCTGAGGATTACTTAATTCACCGCAAGCAGCTGATTAGGTTATGGGTGGCAGAGGGTTTTGTGGAGGAGACAGGTAAAATTACAATGGAGGAGGTGGCAGAAGAATATCTGAAGGAACTCATCCATCGAAACATACTTCAGGTTGTTGAGACGAATGAGTTTGGAAGGTTGAAAACATGTCGAATGCACGATATTGTGCGTGAAGTGGCATTATCCATAAGTGAAGAAGAAAAGTTCTGCATGACAAACAATGAGCTGCAAGCAAGGCAAAATGGCAAAGTCCGCCGCATGTCAATCTACAGTAGTGGCGAAATTAATCATTCGAGCGCAGGTACGACACATCTTCGTTCCCTCATGGTGTTTGATGGAAACAtgtcattttcatcttctttaaaTACGATGGCATCAAGCTTTAGATTGCTGAGGGTCCTAAATCTAAGAGGGATTCCTATCGAAAGCATACCAGATGAAGTGACTAACATGTTCAATTTACGGTATCTAAACTTGAGGGAATCTAAAGTTAGGGAGCTTCCCGAATCTTTATGGAAGCTACAGAACCTTCAAACACTGGACGTCAGGAATACGGAGCTAGAGAGGCTACCCAGTGGGAATGTGAAGCTACGGAAACTACGACACCTGTTTATTTATCGAATTACTGACAGGACTTATAATAGTTTTGATTACTACAAAAGCATCCAAGTTGCTATAAGAATATGTAATTTAACAAGTTTACAAAGTCGATATGATATTGATGACAAAGAAGTGGAGATTGTTAGAAAAGTTGGGAACTTAACCCAACTTAGAAGTCTTGGCATTTCTAAGGTCAGAGAAATTGATGGAGTTGAGTTGTGCAATTCAATCGGAAAGATGAAACACCTTCTGAAGTTGGTTGTGTTTGCAAGTTCAGAGGAAGAAACACTTCAATTGGAAGCACTCTCCACTAACCCTCCACCGCTTCTTCAGAAGCTTTGCCTGAACGGGCGTTTGGAGTAA
- the LOC131232413 gene encoding probable disease resistance RPP8-like protein 2: MAESVVQFLLENLSALLKEEASLLKGVRKEVKEIETELNRMQASLRDADRRKDSDEEMKTWVGQVRDAAHDVEDIIDEFLHRMDRPRRGGFKGFLIDTIYIPKNISDRRQFTRRLQETKVNVQNIFQGRPSQIEEVTRSYDVSELWRRDVETSVFKADSDIVGMTKEIDLLVGWLVEEEQRPTVISVTGMGGVGKTTLVAKAYKNQQVKKHFDCYACVSVSQSLRIDELLRSIIKQLLEAKKDVVPNDLATKDAGELRRMVRGLLESKKYLIILDDVWTMNDWNKLNVIFSEVG, encoded by the coding sequence ATGGCAGAGAGTGTTGTTCAATTCTTGTTAGAAAACTTAAGTGCCCTTCTAAAAGAAGAAGCATCTCTACTAAAAGGAGTACGCAAGGAAGTTAAAGAAATCGAGACGGAACTTAATAGAATGCAAGCCTCGTTGAGGGATGCTGATAGAAGAAAGGATAGCGATGAAGAAATGAAAACATGGGTGGGACAAGTAAGAGACGCTGCGCATGATGTGGAGGATATCATCGACGAGTTCTTGCATCGCATGGACAGGCCACGACGAGGGGGATTCAAGGGTTTTCTCATTGACACTATCTATATCCCCAAGAATATCAGCGACAGGCGTCAGTTCACTAGGCGACTTCAAGAAACCAAGGTTAATGTTCAGAATATTTTTCAGGGAAGACCCAGCCAAATAGAAGAAGTCACCAGATCCTATGATGTTAGCGAACTGTGGCGACGTGATGTAGAAACTTCTGTTTTCAAAGCGGACAGTGACATTGTGGGGATGACGAAAGAAATAGATTTGCTAGTCGGATGGTTAGTGGAGGAAGAACAACGGCCCACGGTGATTTCAGTGACAGGGATGGGTGGGGTGGGCAAAACCACTCTTGTGGCTAAAGCCTATAAGAATCAACAAGTAAAGAAGCACTTCGACTGCTACGCGTGTGTTTCTGTCTCACAGTCTCTTAGAATTGATGAGCTACTACGAagcatcataaaacaattacttGAGGCTAAGAAAGATGTTGTTCCAAATGACTTAGCCACCAAAGATGCTGGCGAGTTGAGGCGGATGGTTAGAGGACTTCTGGAATCAAAAAAGTACCTCATTATCTTGGATGATGTCTGGACTATGAATGATTGGAATAAATTAAATGTCATATTTTCAGAAGTAGGTTAG
- the LOC131233046 gene encoding uncharacterized protein LOC131233046, whose product MLKPPRPSYSELVSQLQNFDQRRNWFSSHTDVPASSLTHQMTFYGQQQQRSQQTSSGYRGTPQKFTSSGRGFQAQQQQHKDSNRSYTNNPPFANSQHRPPPPGERRMTPAERDKYRDQQCQYCGIMGHVAKICWWVPKKFTHHDEIPQALAALTLDNTIANTEWTTDTGASNHMTGSGNRTTNDNRETQG is encoded by the exons ATGTTGAAGCCCCCACGACCATCATACTCTGAGTTGGTTTCTCAACTCCAAAATTTTGATCAAAGGCGCAATTGGTTTTCTAGTCATACAGATGTACCGGCCTCATCTCTCACTCATCAAATGACATTCTATGGTCAACAGCAGCAACGATCTCAGCAAACTTCCTCAGGCTATCGTGGAACCCCACAGAAGTTCACATCCAGTGGGCGTGGATTCCaggcacaacaacaacaacataagGACTCCAATCGGAGCTACACAAACAACCCTCCTTTTGCCAATTCACAGCACCGTCCTCCACCACCAGGTGAGCGTCGCATGACTCCTGCAGAGAGGGATAAATACCGTGACCAACAGTGTCAATACTGTGGGATAATGGGTCATGTTGCAAAGATCTGCTGGTGGGTACCCAAAAAATTTACTCATCATGATGAAATCCCACAAGCACTTGCAGCACTTACCTTGGACAACACCATCGCAAATACAGAATGGACAACAGACACTggagcttccaatcatatgacag GATCGGGAAACAGGACAACCAATGATAACAGGGAGACGCAGGGGTGA